A single region of the Podospora pseudopauciseta strain CBS 411.78 chromosome 1, whole genome shotgun sequence genome encodes:
- a CDS encoding hypothetical protein (EggNog:ENOG503NYHU) — protein MDALKNLVNSVPDWLHKLDELNGQIEQRQNELAQLAEKDKEKSPNGRSSNAPKSIRNKGSTESLRPRDEPEAHLRESTPQPQLETRNENGDATADAAAAGAAAAKAGTEQPPASPSDSHSPSAIQRQENKVRAAGQARARATLRKRQRTDSVISAEGGPPKYRTRSMIIVYYDSYVQIFFEELVKFVSASRNLMRKAKMAAKVAQIKRLAELDMPDDDDEDEKKDGARNDLTPAAGDGAIVAAPASSNADAEAIPALQYISTRRLMGGGPSAMMAARASMGRGYGRAGARGNITLGPDGKPLQSDVYDELDKGLEFVQSMCEHAAHQFLRDGDCGEEVIKIQRRLRETKELADKEMDRVKKESPAPLQKDAEETRGRSYRPQSMRKDNLNALKAAETNGLGSEMKLEVDDGAEEVEVVLPPRLMYRSTRAMKSQ, from the coding sequence ATGGATGCGCTCAAGAATCTCGTCAACAGCGTGCCCGACTGGCTGCACAAGCTCGATGAGCTCAACGGCCAGATTGAACAGCGCCAGAACGAGCTGGCCCAGCTGGCCGAaaaggataaagaaaagtcGCCGAACGGGAGGTCATCGAACGCGCCAAAGTCGATCCGGAACAAGGGCTCAACAGAGTCGCTGAGGCCGCGCGATGAGCCTGAGGCGCACCTAAGGGAATCAACACCACAGCCCCAGCTCGAAACCCGGAATGAAAATGGCGATGCGACAGCGGATGCTGCAGCTGCGggagccgccgccgccaaggccGGCACCGAGCAACCGCCGGCCAGCCCGTCCGACTCGCACTCGCCATCTGCCATTCAACGACAAGAAAACAAGGTGCGAGCGGCCGGTCAAGCACGCGCTCGGGCGACACTCAGGAAACGACAACGCACCGACTCGGTCATCAGTGCCGAGGGCGGCCCGCCAAAGTACCGGACCCGCAGCATGATCATTGTCTACTATGACAGCTACGTCCAGATCTTCTTTGAAGAACTCGTCAAGTTTGTGAGCGCCAGCCGGAACTTGATGCGCAAAGCCAAAATGGCCGCCAAGGTAGCTCAGATCAAGCGGTTAGCAGAGCTCGACATgcccgatgatgatgatgaggacgagaAAAAGGACGGCGCCAGGAACGACTTGACTCCGGCAGCCGGCGATGGAGCCATCGTGGCTGCCCCTGCATCCTCCAACGCTGACGCCGAGGCAATCCCGGCTCTTCAATACATCAGCACACGACGATTGATGGGCGGAGGGCCATCAGCGATGATGGCTGCCAGAGCATCCATGGGACGCGGTTACGGTCGAGCTGGCGCCCGCGGCAACATCACTCTTGGACCCGATGGAAAGCCGCTACAGAGCGATGTCTATGATGAGCTCGACAAGGGACTCGAGTTTGTCCAGAGCATGTGCGAGCACGCCGCTCATCAATTCCTGCGGGACGGCGACtgcggggaggaggtgatcaAGATTCAGCGGCGACTACGAGAGACCAAGGAGCTGGCCGACAAGGAGATGGACCGTGTCAAGAAGGAGAGTCCTGCCCCTCTTCAGAAAGATGCCGAGGAGACTCGGGGCAGGAGCTATCGCCCGCAAAGCATGCGTAAAGACAACCTGAATGCCTTGAAGGCTGCCGAGACCAACGGACTGGGCAGTGAGATGAAGCTCGAGGTGGACGAtggagcggaggaggtggaggtggtgttgccCCCAAGGCTGATGTACAGGAGCACACGGGCGATGAAATCTCAATAA